A stretch of Bradyrhizobium sp. AZCC 2262 DNA encodes these proteins:
- a CDS encoding DMT family transporter, producing the protein MTESKPTAPARIAPAGLMFLAITSVGWGFNWPVTKYLLSELPPLTLRGSTGVIGAVLLAVLALARSQSLKVERHLWPRLMLAALLNVTGWMVLMGLALLWLPASEAALIAYTMPVWASLLAWPVLGERPTVLRTVALVMAFAGLAAIMGGNGISATSEKLPGIVMALGGALGFALGTVLAKKLPVPLPPIPAAAWQIGLGCFPIVIIGYAFETTHIEKVTQLGWWLLIYSTVIQFCIAYVSWFAALARLPASVAAIGTMAVPVIGVVASAIALGEPLGLTQVVALVFTLAGVVLATRS; encoded by the coding sequence ATGACAGAATCAAAACCCACCGCGCCGGCGCGGATCGCGCCCGCAGGCCTGATGTTCCTCGCCATCACCTCGGTGGGCTGGGGCTTTAACTGGCCTGTCACAAAATATCTCCTGAGCGAGTTGCCGCCGCTGACCTTGCGTGGCTCGACCGGCGTGATCGGCGCGGTGCTGCTGGCGGTGCTGGCGCTGGCGCGCTCCCAGAGCCTGAAGGTCGAGCGGCATTTGTGGCCGCGGCTGATGCTGGCGGCGCTGCTCAACGTCACCGGCTGGATGGTGCTGATGGGGCTGGCGCTGCTGTGGCTGCCGGCGAGCGAGGCGGCGCTGATCGCCTACACCATGCCGGTATGGGCCTCGCTTCTGGCCTGGCCGGTGCTCGGCGAGCGGCCGACGGTGTTGCGCACGGTCGCGCTGGTGATGGCGTTTGCCGGATTGGCCGCCATCATGGGCGGCAACGGCATATCAGCCACATCAGAAAAACTGCCGGGCATCGTGATGGCGCTTGGCGGCGCGCTCGGCTTTGCGCTCGGCACGGTGCTAGCGAAGAAGCTGCCGGTGCCGCTGCCGCCGATCCCGGCCGCGGCCTGGCAGATCGGGCTCGGATGTTTTCCGATCGTCATCATCGGCTATGCCTTCGAGACCACGCATATCGAGAAAGTGACGCAGCTCGGCTGGTGGCTCCTGATCTATTCGACCGTGATCCAGTTCTGCATCGCCTATGTCAGCTGGTTTGCCGCGCTCGCCCGCCTGCCGGCCTCGGTCGCGGCGATCGGCACCATGGCGGTGCCGGTCATCGGCGTGGTCGCATCCGCGATCGCGCTCGGCGAGCCGCTCGGGCTGACGCAGGTCGTGGCGCTGGTCTTCACGCTGGCCGGCGTGGTGCTGGCGACAAGGTCCTGA
- a CDS encoding CHASE3 domain-containing protein, whose product MPSQQRIILGIGLAILLVIGAASIGLDLKSRADTASVDRALGILSKISDMRPLLRRSESAARAFALTGDQQFAREYRDASDTILPALAALIEVVKDNPTERQLIEEANALVQSQIAINGELIRFRIAGDDAAVAALVGQEDRAATAAIAGNLEKAVAEERRLLYARRAESETNGTFLLAIDLAGVALILVLATVLTVSTRRSRRKLQDSLSATQATNEALEAAVAERTEHLVAAHDELRLSAAVLRSTFHSMAEAVLVIDTKGEILLSNPAAEKMLRFRPGMTVELLRSLSTVFHADGVTPLLVHDMPASRALRGEAFDATEIVVRPVSGNPPLHLMISGRPLRDAAGTISGAALVYHDATASRETEHKLLQSQKLDAIGKLTGGVAHDFNNMLTVITGTTETLVASLAHEPQLQKTAELIDQAAERCSELIQHLLAFARRQPLRPRNVDVNATVLDIAKLLRPTLGEQIEVNSILEQETATAHIDASQLANSLLNMAINARDAMPNGGKLLLETRNVVLDEAYAQANPGVKPGSYVMLAVSDTGAGMSQDVLDKVFEPFFTTKEVGKGSGLGLSMVYGFVKQSGGHIRIYSEVGHGTTIKLYLPPARGQVEAAPVAAAPLPHGNETIMVVEDDALVRNFVTTQLQSLGYRTVGAANGPAALNLIEGGQKFDLLFTDVIMPGSMSGRELADKVSKLRPGIRVLYTSGYTDNAIVHQGRLDPGVLLLTKPYRKSQLANMVRRALTG is encoded by the coding sequence ATGCCGTCGCAGCAGCGCATCATCCTTGGAATTGGGCTCGCCATCCTCCTCGTTATCGGCGCGGCCTCGATCGGTTTGGACCTCAAGTCGCGGGCCGATACCGCTTCCGTCGACCGTGCGCTTGGCATCCTCAGCAAGATCTCGGATATGCGCCCGCTGCTGCGCCGGTCGGAAAGCGCGGCGCGGGCCTTCGCACTCACCGGCGATCAGCAATTCGCCAGGGAATACCGCGACGCCAGCGACACGATCCTGCCGGCGCTCGCGGCACTGATCGAGGTCGTCAAGGACAATCCCACCGAAAGGCAGCTGATCGAAGAAGCCAATGCGCTGGTGCAAAGCCAGATTGCCATCAATGGCGAGCTGATCAGGTTCCGGATCGCGGGAGATGACGCCGCGGTCGCAGCGCTCGTCGGCCAGGAGGATCGCGCGGCGACGGCCGCGATCGCCGGGAACCTTGAAAAGGCGGTAGCGGAAGAGCGCCGGCTGCTTTACGCCAGACGCGCCGAATCCGAAACCAACGGAACGTTCCTGCTGGCGATCGATCTCGCCGGCGTCGCGTTGATTCTGGTTCTCGCCACCGTTCTGACGGTGTCGACCCGCCGCTCGCGTCGCAAACTGCAGGATTCGCTGAGCGCCACCCAGGCCACCAACGAGGCACTGGAGGCCGCGGTCGCCGAACGCACCGAGCATCTGGTCGCAGCCCATGACGAACTCAGGCTTTCGGCCGCCGTCCTGCGCAGCACCTTCCACAGCATGGCGGAGGCGGTGCTCGTCATCGACACCAAGGGAGAGATTTTGCTCTCCAACCCGGCCGCCGAGAAGATGCTGCGCTTCCGGCCGGGCATGACGGTCGAACTGCTGCGCTCGCTCAGCACGGTCTTTCATGCCGACGGCGTCACGCCGCTGCTGGTCCATGACATGCCCGCCTCGCGTGCGCTGCGGGGCGAAGCGTTCGACGCCACCGAAATCGTGGTGCGCCCCGTCAGCGGCAATCCGCCGCTTCATCTCATGATCAGCGGCCGGCCGCTGCGCGACGCCGCGGGCACCATCAGCGGCGCGGCGCTGGTTTATCACGACGCCACCGCCTCGCGCGAAACCGAGCACAAGCTGCTGCAATCGCAAAAGCTCGACGCGATCGGCAAGCTCACCGGCGGCGTCGCGCACGACTTCAACAACATGCTGACGGTGATCACCGGCACCACCGAAACGCTGGTCGCCAGCCTAGCGCATGAGCCTCAGTTGCAGAAGACGGCCGAATTGATCGACCAGGCGGCGGAACGCTGCAGCGAGCTGATCCAGCATCTGCTCGCCTTCGCCCGCCGCCAGCCGCTGCGGCCGCGCAATGTCGACGTCAACGCTACCGTGCTCGACATCGCAAAACTGCTTCGGCCAACGCTCGGCGAGCAGATCGAGGTCAACTCGATCCTCGAGCAGGAAACGGCGACCGCCCATATCGACGCCTCGCAGCTCGCCAACTCCCTGCTCAACATGGCGATCAACGCCCGCGACGCGATGCCGAACGGCGGCAAGCTGCTGCTGGAGACGCGCAACGTCGTGCTCGACGAAGCCTATGCGCAGGCCAACCCCGGCGTGAAGCCAGGCTCCTATGTGATGCTCGCGGTCAGCGACACCGGCGCCGGCATGTCGCAGGACGTGCTGGACAAGGTGTTCGAACCGTTCTTCACCACCAAGGAGGTCGGCAAGGGCTCGGGCCTTGGCCTGAGCATGGTCTACGGCTTCGTCAAACAATCGGGCGGGCACATCCGGATCTACAGCGAGGTCGGGCACGGCACCACGATCAAGCTCTATCTGCCGCCTGCCCGCGGCCAGGTCGAGGCGGCGCCGGTCGCCGCCGCGCCGCTGCCGCACGGCAACGAAACCATCATGGTGGTGGAAGACGACGCGCTGGTGCGCAATTTCGTCACCACGCAATTGCAGAGCCTCGGCTACCGCACGGTGGGCGCCGCCAATGGACCAGCGGCGCTGAACCTGATCGAAGGCGGCCAGAAGTTCGATCTCCTGTTCACCGACGTCATCATGCCCGGCAGCATGTCCGGCCGCGAACTGGCGGACAAGGTGTCGAAGCTCCGGCCCGGCATCAGGGTGCTCTACACATCAGGCTATACCGACAACGCGATCGTGCATCAGGGCCGCCTCGACCCCGGGGTGCTGCTGCTGACAAAACCGTATCGAAAATCCCAACTGGCGAACATGGTCCGCCGCGCGCTGACGGGGTGA
- a CDS encoding Bug family tripartite tricarboxylate transporter substrate binding protein yields the protein MSAAAAVLAGGSSARAQGAFATQNIRLVVGYPAGGGVDIVARLLTDPMKAAFGQAVLVENKPGAAAMIAAQSVARATPDGHTLLVSAAGEVAVNQHIYKERMAYDPQKELTPVALAGIVPCVVVVAATTPVKTPAELIAYALANKGKLSFSSSGVGNPQHLAGELMNRMAGTDVLHVPYRGSAPAVTDVAVGAVTMSFSSLGAALPLILDGRLRAVAVTSRERMPQLPDVAPLSEGAPALAGYELLNWFGVFAPSPTPEPLQARLFEVVSNALQEKATMEKLLIQGIVPRPMTLAELRSFVRSESEKFGRVAEAAKIRAE from the coding sequence ATGTCCGCCGCTGCCGCGGTCCTCGCCGGGGGAAGCAGCGCCCGCGCGCAAGGCGCCTTTGCTACGCAAAACATCCGCCTGGTCGTCGGCTATCCGGCCGGCGGCGGTGTCGACATTGTCGCCCGGCTCCTCACGGACCCGATGAAGGCGGCGTTCGGCCAAGCGGTGCTTGTTGAAAACAAGCCCGGCGCGGCCGCGATGATCGCGGCACAATCGGTGGCCCGGGCGACCCCCGACGGCCATACGCTGCTGGTCTCGGCGGCCGGCGAGGTCGCGGTCAATCAGCATATTTATAAGGAGCGGATGGCCTACGATCCGCAGAAGGAGCTTACGCCGGTGGCGCTCGCCGGCATCGTGCCGTGCGTGGTGGTCGTGGCGGCGACCACGCCGGTCAAGACACCGGCAGAGCTGATCGCCTACGCGCTGGCGAACAAGGGAAAGCTTTCCTTCTCTTCGTCGGGCGTCGGCAACCCGCAGCATCTTGCCGGCGAGCTGATGAACCGCATGGCCGGCACCGACGTCCTGCATGTTCCCTATCGAGGGTCTGCACCGGCCGTGACCGACGTGGCTGTCGGCGCGGTGACGATGAGCTTTTCCAGCCTCGGCGCGGCGCTCCCCTTGATTCTGGATGGACGTCTGCGCGCGGTTGCCGTCACATCGCGCGAGCGCATGCCGCAATTGCCCGACGTGGCCCCGTTGAGCGAAGGTGCACCGGCGCTTGCCGGATATGAGCTGCTCAACTGGTTCGGCGTGTTCGCGCCATCGCCCACGCCGGAGCCGTTACAGGCGCGCCTGTTTGAAGTCGTGTCGAACGCGCTGCAGGAAAAAGCGACGATGGAGAAGCTCCTGATACAGGGCATCGTCCCGCGGCCGATGACGCTCGCCGAGCTGCGCAGCTTCGTGCGGTCGGAGAGCGAGAAATTCGGCAGGGTTGCCGAGGCCGCGAAAATCCGGGCCGAGTGA
- a CDS encoding RibD family protein: MRPYIICHMGTSIDGRLHPSRFTSPAQGISRDVLRGHYERVHDQFGADGWIVGRMTMSEMAKGAERPARDAPKVARKAHIAARDGRKLAIGIDPSGRVHYGKDNIGGDHVVAVLGEEVSDAYLAELREDGASYVFAGPKGDDLRRAMEEIASLFGVKTLLLEGGGRINGAFLKHKLIDEFSTLIHPAVDGVAGTQSIVDYDGPEDDRPGAGQSLRLTHCETLEGGMVWLRHAVERGPG; encoded by the coding sequence ATGCGACCCTACATCATCTGCCATATGGGCACGTCGATCGACGGTCGCCTGCATCCGAGCCGCTTCACCTCGCCTGCGCAGGGCATCTCTCGAGATGTCCTGCGTGGACATTATGAACGCGTCCATGATCAGTTCGGCGCCGATGGATGGATCGTCGGCCGCATGACGATGAGCGAGATGGCGAAGGGAGCGGAACGGCCGGCTAGAGATGCACCCAAAGTAGCGCGCAAGGCGCATATTGCCGCGCGTGACGGCCGCAAGCTTGCGATCGGCATCGATCCATCGGGCCGCGTTCATTACGGCAAGGACAATATCGGCGGCGACCATGTGGTCGCCGTTCTGGGCGAGGAAGTATCCGATGCGTACCTCGCGGAATTGCGTGAGGACGGCGCGTCTTATGTCTTCGCTGGACCCAAGGGCGATGATCTGCGCCGCGCGATGGAAGAGATCGCCTCGCTGTTTGGCGTCAAGACACTTCTTCTCGAAGGCGGCGGCAGGATCAACGGCGCTTTTCTGAAGCACAAGCTTATTGATGAGTTCAGCACCTTGATCCATCCCGCCGTCGATGGCGTGGCCGGTACGCAAAGCATCGTGGATTATGACGGGCCCGAGGACGACCGCCCTGGAGCAGGGCAATCACTGCGCCTCACGCACTGCGAAACGCTCGAAGGCGGCATGGTGTGGTTGCGGCACGCCGTGGAACGTGGGCCAGGCTGA
- a CDS encoding alpha/beta fold hydrolase encodes MTISHRFIETNGIRMHLAEAGSGPTVLLCHGFPECWYSWRHQLEALAAAGYRAIAPDMRGYGQTDKPVAIDQYTLLHLTGDMVGLLDAIGTDQAVVVGHDWGAPVAWRCALFRPDRFRAVVGLSVPFQVRGPNRPSTVMPRTEKQRFYQLYFQTPGVAEAELEKDVHNAIKTTLFALSGDAPVEDPASLTMLPSEGGWLDGKPTTQSLPTWLTDSDIEFYVEEFKRTGFGGGLNWYRNIDRNWELLAPWSGAKVQVPALYVVGDRDGVYRSPSWSHLVPSLKQFVPLLRETIVLKGCGHWTQQERAKDVSNALLEFLKQL; translated from the coding sequence ATGACGATCTCGCATCGATTTATCGAGACAAATGGCATTCGAATGCACCTGGCCGAAGCAGGGAGCGGCCCCACCGTGCTTCTCTGCCATGGCTTTCCGGAGTGCTGGTATTCGTGGCGGCACCAATTGGAAGCGCTCGCTGCCGCCGGATATCGCGCCATCGCGCCCGACATGCGTGGTTACGGGCAGACGGACAAACCTGTTGCGATCGATCAATACACTCTATTGCATTTGACCGGAGACATGGTCGGATTGCTCGACGCGATCGGCACGGATCAAGCAGTCGTTGTCGGACATGATTGGGGAGCGCCGGTCGCTTGGCGCTGCGCTCTGTTCAGACCGGATCGATTTAGGGCCGTCGTTGGCTTGAGCGTGCCGTTTCAGGTGCGTGGTCCCAACCGACCAAGCACCGTCATGCCGAGGACCGAAAAGCAGCGCTTCTATCAACTGTATTTCCAGACACCGGGCGTTGCCGAGGCAGAACTCGAAAAAGACGTCCACAACGCAATCAAGACGACATTGTTCGCCCTATCTGGCGATGCGCCGGTTGAAGATCCTGCGTCGCTCACGATGCTTCCTAGTGAGGGGGGGTGGCTTGATGGGAAGCCTACAACCCAATCATTGCCGACGTGGCTCACGGACAGTGACATCGAATTTTACGTTGAAGAGTTCAAGCGCACCGGCTTTGGAGGAGGTTTGAATTGGTATCGCAACATTGATCGCAATTGGGAGTTGCTCGCACCATGGTCCGGCGCAAAGGTTCAGGTCCCGGCACTCTATGTCGTTGGCGATCGAGACGGGGTTTACAGATCGCCGAGTTGGAGCCATCTCGTCCCTAGCCTGAAACAGTTCGTGCCCTTGCTTCGCGAGACAATAGTCTTGAAAGGTTGCGGTCATTGGACTCAGCAAGAGCGCGCCAAAGACGTAAGCAATGCGCTCCTGGAATTCCTGAAACAGTTATAG
- a CDS encoding ketopantoate reductase family protein: MARNILILGASYGSLLATKLLMAGHNVTLVCRNKTADLINRDGTEVRIKLRDEAVHRAIFSRDLPGKLDATTPANVDLSRYDLVGLAMQEPQYTNHTIRVLMIKIAAAGLPCLSIMNMPPLPYLKRIPALADMDLEEAYTNASVWERFKPGLVSLCSPDPQAFRPPEEAANVLHVGLPTNFKAAAFEDAQHNKMLRELETDIDAVTLDGKDVPVKLKVFDSLFVPLAKWSMLLTGNYRCITPHEPQSIRDAVHGDLKLSQSIYDHVDGIARRLGADPADQVPFAKYAKAAESLLKPSSAARAVASGAPFIERVDLLVKLVSDQLGVPSAEIDRTVQTVDQKLNEKIVAGGSGSQ, encoded by the coding sequence ATGGCGCGCAACATTTTGATCCTTGGGGCCTCGTATGGCTCGCTTCTGGCGACGAAGCTTTTGATGGCGGGGCACAACGTGACCCTGGTTTGCCGGAACAAGACGGCCGACCTCATCAATCGCGACGGCACCGAAGTTCGCATCAAGCTGCGCGACGAGGCGGTGCACCGCGCGATCTTCTCGCGCGACCTACCGGGCAAACTGGACGCGACCACGCCCGCAAATGTCGACCTTTCCCGTTACGATCTGGTGGGTCTTGCGATGCAGGAGCCGCAATACACCAACCATACGATCCGCGTTCTGATGATCAAGATCGCCGCGGCGGGGCTTCCTTGCCTTTCGATCATGAACATGCCGCCGCTGCCCTATCTCAAACGGATCCCGGCACTGGCGGACATGGACCTGGAGGAGGCCTATACCAATGCGTCGGTATGGGAGCGGTTCAAGCCGGGACTGGTGTCGCTCTGCTCGCCCGATCCGCAGGCCTTCCGTCCGCCGGAAGAGGCGGCGAATGTCCTTCACGTCGGACTGCCGACCAACTTCAAGGCGGCCGCCTTTGAAGACGCGCAGCACAACAAGATGCTTCGCGAACTCGAAACCGATATCGACGCGGTGACGCTGGATGGCAAGGACGTTCCGGTGAAGCTCAAGGTGTTCGACTCGCTGTTCGTTCCGCTGGCGAAATGGTCGATGCTGCTGACCGGGAATTACCGCTGCATCACGCCGCACGAGCCGCAGTCGATCCGCGACGCCGTGCACGGCGACCTGAAACTTTCGCAGTCGATCTACGACCATGTCGACGGCATCGCCCGGCGTCTCGGCGCCGACCCGGCGGATCAGGTTCCTTTCGCGAAATATGCCAAGGCGGCGGAAAGCCTGCTCAAGCCGTCGTCGGCCGCGCGGGCGGTAGCCAGTGGCGCGCCCTTCATCGAACGGGTCGATCTTCTGGTGAAGCTGGTTTCCGATCAACTCGGCGTGCCCAGCGCCGAGATCGACCGCACGGTCCAGACCGTCGATCAGAAGCTCAACGAGAAGATCGTAGCGGGTGGATCGGGCTCGCAGTAG
- a CDS encoding HNH endonuclease, protein MADVIYKRCYFDWGGRCAYCDVGLPRIKTGGKVKASIDHFIPLAKGGQNSRSNRVLSCYPCNLAKGDTDPRETNQWPHVERRLAEIAASPLISHGRLKRLLPELVKQVAEGA, encoded by the coding sequence ATGGCCGACGTGATCTACAAGCGCTGCTATTTCGATTGGGGCGGACGATGCGCCTACTGCGACGTTGGACTCCCCCGGATAAAGACGGGCGGCAAGGTCAAGGCCAGCATCGACCATTTCATCCCGCTCGCAAAGGGAGGTCAGAACAGCAGGAGCAACCGCGTGCTGTCCTGCTACCCCTGCAATCTCGCCAAGGGTGACACCGACCCGCGCGAGACAAATCAATGGCCCCACGTCGAACGGCGGCTTGCCGAGATCGCCGCTTCGCCGCTCATCAGTCACGGGCGGCTCAAACGGCTCCTGCCCGAGCTAGTGAAACAAGTTGCCGAAGGGGCATAA
- a CDS encoding recombinase family protein, with protein MIFPSRTSAARQRDIGASRRWEIVADYVEPGASATDDRRPEFQRMIDAATTKPPAFDVILVRSFSRFFRDQFQLEFYVRRFAKAGVRLVSITQELGDDPMSNMIRQIMALFDEYQSKENAKHTLRAMKENARQGFWNGALPPIGYRIVEASEQRGHRIKKTLEVDPVQAETVRLIFRLAREGDGRAGAMGVKSIATHLNAKGIRTRDGGRWGVDAVHKVLRRTTYIGRHRFNTKFWKTRERKAESEIVEMTVPAIVDKEEFEVVQMLLKSRSPAMVAPRVVSGPTLLTGICFCAGCGGAMTLRTGKSGRYRYYTCCTKARQGATGCSGRTVPMEKLDNLVAEHIEQRLLQPSRLERLLSHVLDRRKDRAERRRSHIADLCKRATEADAKLRRLYDAIENGIADLSDPQLKDRVTELKATRDQARLDAERAEDAIDRAGPTMTPQTLRTFARTARKRMRTDNGGYRRDHLRALAQRVEVDQKELRIMGSKSVLLRTLVAASGAKTAGFGVPSSVPKWRARHDSNARPLPSERG; from the coding sequence ATGATCTTTCCATCCCGGACCAGCGCCGCGAGGCAAAGGGATATTGGCGCGTCCCGAAGATGGGAGATCGTTGCCGACTACGTCGAGCCAGGCGCGTCAGCAACCGACGATCGGCGGCCGGAATTCCAGCGCATGATCGACGCGGCAACCACCAAGCCGCCGGCGTTCGATGTGATCCTGGTGCGCAGTTTTAGCCGCTTCTTCCGTGACCAGTTCCAGCTCGAGTTCTATGTGCGCCGCTTCGCCAAGGCTGGCGTCCGGCTGGTCTCGATCACCCAGGAGCTCGGCGACGATCCCATGAGCAACATGATCCGGCAGATCATGGCGCTGTTCGACGAGTACCAATCCAAGGAGAACGCCAAGCACACGCTTAGGGCCATGAAGGAGAACGCCCGTCAGGGCTTCTGGAACGGAGCCTTGCCCCCTATCGGTTACCGGATCGTGGAGGCATCCGAGCAACGCGGGCACCGCATCAAGAAGACCCTTGAGGTCGACCCGGTCCAGGCCGAGACGGTCCGCCTGATCTTCCGATTGGCCCGGGAAGGGGACGGACGCGCGGGCGCGATGGGCGTCAAGTCCATCGCCACTCACCTTAATGCCAAGGGAATCCGTACCCGTGACGGCGGGCGCTGGGGTGTCGATGCCGTCCACAAGGTGCTGAGACGGACGACCTACATCGGCCGGCACCGCTTCAATACCAAGTTCTGGAAGACCCGCGAGCGCAAGGCAGAGAGCGAAATCGTCGAAATGACGGTGCCAGCAATTGTCGACAAGGAGGAATTTGAGGTCGTCCAAATGCTGCTCAAGAGCCGCAGTCCGGCGATGGTCGCCCCAAGAGTAGTCAGTGGCCCCACGCTACTCACCGGCATCTGCTTCTGCGCCGGCTGCGGTGGAGCAATGACGCTGCGCACTGGCAAGAGCGGCCGTTACCGCTATTACACGTGCTGCACCAAAGCCCGCCAGGGCGCGACCGGCTGTTCGGGTCGCACTGTCCCGATGGAGAAGCTCGACAATCTGGTGGCGGAGCACATCGAGCAGCGTCTGTTGCAGCCGAGCCGCCTTGAGCGACTTTTGTCGCACGTGCTCGATCGCCGCAAGGATCGCGCCGAGCGCCGAAGGTCGCACATTGCCGACTTGTGCAAGCGGGCGACCGAGGCGGATGCCAAACTCAGGCGGCTCTACGACGCCATCGAGAATGGCATTGCCGATCTCTCCGATCCCCAGTTGAAGGACCGTGTCACCGAACTCAAAGCAACACGCGACCAGGCCCGCCTTGACGCAGAGCGGGCCGAGGATGCGATTGATCGGGCCGGGCCGACCATGACGCCGCAGACTCTCAGGACGTTTGCCAGGACAGCCCGCAAGCGAATGCGGACCGACAACGGCGGCTACCGCCGCGATCACCTTCGCGCGCTCGCCCAACGGGTCGAAGTCGATCAGAAAGAACTGCGCATCATGGGATCGAAAAGCGTACTTCTGCGCACGCTCGTCGCCGCTTCAGGCGCAAAAACGGCTGGTTTTGGCGTGCCCAGCTCTGTACCGAAGTGGCGCGCCCGACACGATTCAAACGCGCGGCCTTTGCCTTCGGAAAGGGGGTAA